The Bacteroidia bacterium genomic interval AAAACCAAACACATCTGCTTTGTTGGCCGACAAACCTTGTATTGCCAATTTCTCCGCGGTTTCTTTGATGAATCGTATGCAACCAAAATCTTTATCTACCGCCACCACTTTTGGGCAACCCCTGCTGCTGAATTCAAACGATATGCTACCGGTACCGGCAAACAAATCCAAAACCTTACACTCTTCAAAATCTATGCGATTGCTCAGGATATTGAACAATGCTGTTTTGGCAAAATCGGTGGTAGGCCTAACAGGCAAACCCTTTGGTGGATGAAGAATCCTACCCTTCAATTGTCCGGCTATGATGCGCAATGATATAAGGAATAAAGAGTTGAATAACGGTATTGGGCCGACCCACTTAAGGCTTGTGCTAAGGAATAACCTTGGTACTTTTCTTGGATTTCGACCTGGAATATATACTTCCTCATTAGTGTTAATAGTTCACCGCCAGGCTCAATTTCACCAGACACTAATGCGTGAACCTTTAGCGGATCCAACTGGTTTTGCTGTATCGCAAATAATATAAAATAAACAGCCTCCTCTATCGAACGAAATGGGAATATATTGTAAAAAACCAAGGAAGAAGAATCAAAGATGGCTAAAAAAACATAGGCATCCAACACTGCCATCCGAATGCTGCATCCATCCAATCGTGCTTGTTGCAAAAACACTTGAGAAACGGAAAACTTATTAGGCGACTTTTGGGCTGCCCACTTAACCAATTCATTCGGAATGGCTTGAATAATTTCGGCATCCATTCCCGGCACCGGAAACTTTTGCAAACCTTCGTCGGGTTTGGCAGAAAAATGATGCTTTGTTAAACTCAAGGCATCTATTTCACGAGCAAAAACGGATGGGACCAGCAAGGACTTTTCTGAACAAAAGGCAATTTTGATAGAATCATAGGACAAGCCTAACCAAGCCTCTTCCTTTTCCAAAACCCTCAGCAATTCAGGAAAATCATAAAATTGATGAATTCCGGAACTATACTCCTTTACACCCAGGTAACAAAGTCTGGATTTATCCAATACGGCCAATTGCACCCGACTTGGGCATATTAATACCGACAAGTGGTAAGCACTTGCAGCCGCAGCAGTATAAGATTGATCTACGGCCTCATATAACAGATTACATGCAATTCTGGATTCCAAGGTCTCACAAAGGTAATACCGATTGATTATGTAGTATCGACCAAAAATTTAAGCTAGTCAAAAACAATGGAAGCCATATTGGATTAGCCAATAGGGCAGTTACTTAATGAACATGGGTATAACAGAAAAAACCAACAAGCCAAGCTAAACCATTACCAGCCAGCTTAGATTAGAAGCTAATGGTAATAAATCCGCTGGTTTGCAAAGGCGCAGTTGGAACATTATCGAACTTCACACTCTCAGCGGCTTGCTTGGCTTTGGTATACAAGTAGTTACTGGTGGTAGTAGAACCGGCTGCTCCAGGTTCTGCTTTCATTACATTACCATACTTATCTATAGTAATTGCAACCACCACAACCCCTGTTTCTTGCGTGCCGTTGGTAATCTTTGGAGGCGTTTTGATAGTTCTGCCTGCCATCACATATTTTACAGAATACGTACCGGCCTGTACCGTTTTTTCTTCAGCGTTTCCGGAAGAAGTAGATACAGTATTGCTTGAAACAGGTTCATCTAAATTAATTAATTTGATACTACCCAATGGCCAGGAATTGATGGTACCATTGATCATAAACTTGGCCTCATCGTTGGCAACTGATACCAATCGACCTTTTTTTACTTCTCCTGATTTAAGAGTTACCGAATGCTGGGCTATTGCAAATACCGGGGCAAACAGGGAAACAAGTACACTTAACTTTCTCATCATTTTATTTTCTCAAAAATAGGCTTTGAACCAGATAAAAATAAAACAGTCCGGTGAAGAAGTATCAACCGGACTGTGTTTATTTAGCTTTTACGCTGGAACTATCCATTCATGGAAATTAAGAATTCTTCGTTGGAACGAGAATCTTTTATCCGATCCCTTACAAATTCCATTGCTTCCAATGGTGTCATATCTGACAAATGGTTTCGCAATACCCAAATTTTTTGCAGCATTTCCTTACCCACTAATAAATCATCGCGGCGTGTGCTAGACGATACAATATCAATTGCAGGGTAAATACGTTTGTTGGAGATTCGACGATCCAATTGTAATTCCATGTTACCGGTACCTTTAAACTCTTCAAAAATTACCTCATCCATTTTAGAACCGGTATCAATCAAGGCGGTAGCGATGATGGTTAAGGAACCACCGTTTTCAATTTTTCGGGCCGACCCAAAAAAACGTTTAGGCTTTTGAAGTGCATTAGCCTCCACCCCACCCGATAATACTTTTCCGGAAGCCGGAGCTACGGTGTTGTATGCACGAGCCAATCGAGTGATACTGTCGAGCAAAATCACCACATCGTGGCCCACTTCCACCAAGCGTTTGGCCTTTTCTAATACGATATTGGCAATTTTTACATGCCTATCAGCCGGTTCATCGAAAGTAGAAGATATTACTTCGGCATTCACACTTCTAGCCATATCGGTAACCTCCTCCGGCCTTTCATCAATCAGCAGAATAATTAAATATACTTCCGGATGATTAGCTGCTATAGCATTGGCTACATCCTTCAACAAAACTGTTTTACCGGTTTTTGGCTGAGCCACAATAAGACCTCTTTGGCCTTTTCCAATTGGGGCAAACAAATCCATGATACGGGTACTGATATTTCCCGCAGGTCCGGTTAAATTCAGTTTTTCATCCGGGAACAAAGGAGTTAAAAAATCGAAAGGAACACGATCCCGTACATTTTGTGGTTCGCGTCCATTGATAAATTCTACCTTTATTAACGGGAAGTACTTTTCTCCTTCACGCGGAGGACGCACTGTACCTTGCACGGTGTCCCCAGTTTTTAAGCCAAATAATTTAATCTGGCTTTGACTAACATACACATCATCCGGAGAACTTAAATAATTATAGTCAGAAGAGCGAAGGAAACCATAACCATCCGGCATAATTTCTAAAACCCCTTCAGTTGATACAATACCATCAAAATTATAAAGCAACTCATCAATTTGCTGCTTGCGATCTTTTTGAGGGAAAGCTTGCTGATACGCTGCATTTCTGCCTCCTGCAATAGCTTGAGGATTACCCGAATTTTGTGCAACAGGTTGAGCTTGGCTTGTTGCTCCCTGATTTTGACCTTGATTTTGACCTTGATTATCGTTTCTGTCGTACCGTTGACGAGGATACCTTTCTCTGCGTTGATACCCTTGACCCTCTGCAGATGCCGGAACTTCCGGAGCAACTGCCGGTTTCTCTTCAACACCTTCAGCGCTTGGAGAAACAGCATTTTCAACCGGAGTTTTTACCTCTTGCACGGGCTCAACCACCTCTGCCACCGGAGCTTCGGAAACAGGTATAATTTCCACCTCTTCCAATACAGGTTTAGTTGGTTCTTCAGCAAACAAATCCTTAGGCACAACAGGTTCCGGAGTTGATACTGCCGGTTCTGATTTGCGGGGACGTTTTGCCTTTGACTTTGCAACTTCTTCGGCTACCGGAGTCGCAGCCTTTTCCGCTTTTACCGGTTCTGCTTCTGCCTTATGCTTTTTAGGCTGTTTTTTCCATTCATGTATGGCATCGATTAATTCTTGCTTACGCATAATTTCGAAACCTTCTATACCTGATTCTTTGGCAATTTTCTTTAAATCGGCCACCATCATGTTGGCCATAGCATCCAAACTAAAATCCATCCAGAAAAAATATTTTGATTAAAGACACAAAAACTGTGTGGGTAGTGATAAACTAAAGGAATAAGTGAAAAAATTGATTTAGCGACGTGCTAACTGATTCAGCGAATCGGCCGCAATATTACAACAAAATTCTAAACCACAAAATTTCTTTTGGAATATCCACCAAATGCCAAAACATACTACTACCTTTTCTGCATAAGTTCAAATGAAATGGAATGTTAAAGGACTGTTTACAACTTGTCTATTCGCTTTTGAATTCCTTTTCAGAAAGAATAACCGGGCAATTACCCATACTGCCATTTTCAACCTGGTACTAATTCTAACCGTCAGGCTCTTTTTGAACTAAACCAAAATTAGAAGGGCGGTAACCCACATTCACCGGAAAAACATAGACACCATCAACCCGAAAAATCATTTTCATACTATTTAAATTGCTAAAATTCAACAACTTAATCTCAAAAATCCGCCAATTACTTCTTGCTGAGTCGAATCAGTTTTCAATTCCCAGGATTTCTCTAATTTCGCTGCATGATTCAAAGGATTCAAAGCATCTTTTTAGGCATTGCCGCCCTTTTCTTACTTTCTACCGTTTTTTTACCTGTTGCTGATATGATTCGAGATGGTCAAACCATGGGTATTATGTTGTCGGGGTTGGTTGACGAAGAAACCGGCCTCTTTGAACAAAACCTTTGGCAACCAACCCTCTGCTTTCTGTCTGCATTTTTGGCCATAGCAACCATTTTTATGTATACGGATCGCGATCGTCAAATGCGAATTACCAAACTAAACCTGGTTCTGGCTTTCATTTTATCAATTACTACCCCCCTGATGGCCAGAATGGAAATTTTAAAAGATACTGATTTAGTCGTATTTAAATTTCCGGTGGTTTTCCCGGCAGTGGCAGTCATTTTATTGTATTTAGCTTTAAGAGCTATAAAAAAGGATGATGATCTAGTTAAATCAGCCGATCGCTTGAGATAATTATTACCCGTGCGTATTCTCCAAATTTGTTCCAAACCACCTTATCCGGCAGTTGATGGTGGTTGTGTTACTTCCATCTCCCTTGCAAATTCCCTTTTAGGCAATGGACATTCGCTTAAACTGTTTTGCCTATCAACCTTTAAACACCCTTACCTGCCTGAACAATTTCCACCTCAGTTTTTAACTGAAACAGATTTAGAATGTGTTCCGGTTGAAATTGAGGTAAAAATTTTCCCGGCTCTGCTAAGTCTATTTGATAGCGGAAGTTACAATGTTGACCGTTTCTTTTCACCACTGGCCGACCAAACACTGATTCGGATTATTACTGAAGAAAATTTTGATTGCATAATTCTGGATGGACTTTATTCATCGGTTTACCTGCAAGGTTTGCAATATTATTCCAAGGCAAAAATTATTCTGCGTCAGCACAACATCGAATTTATGGTGTGGAAGACCCTTGCAGAAAAAGAAAAAAACCCAGTTAAAAAGTACTTTTTCCAGCACTTGTCTCAAAAGCTTGAAAAATACGAACATTCCATCCTCAAGGAGGTAGATGCCGTTATAGGAATCTCAAAGGAAGAAACGGATGTTTTCCATTCTTTAACCGAAAAACCTTGTTATTGGATTCCTACCGGCATGAAAACCGGAAAACATTTGCCCAACTACAACCAAGTAGCTTGCCAATTTGTTGGAAGCATGGATTGGACACCCAATAGCGAAGGCGTGTTGTGGTTTTTAAACGAAATATGGCCATTGCTCTTGGCAAAACTACCTCAAGCTCAGTTTTTTTTGGCGGGAAGAAGCATGCCCTCAGCCATTCAAAACATCGACTTACCCGGATTTGAAAAACTGGGTTACGTTGAAAACCTGGATGAATTTTGGAGAAAATCGGGAGTTTTAGTTGCGCCTTTGTTATCGGGGGGAGGTTTAAAAATTAAGATTATCGAAGCCATGATGCATGGCTTGGCAGTTGTTACAACACCACACGGGGCTGAAGGATTGCCCGGTTTACCCGGAAAAGATTACTTAGTTGCTGAAAATGCAAAGGATTTTGTGGAAATTTTGTCAAGGCTTTTGCCCGATGTTACTCAAAAAGAAACACTTGGAAAAAATGCTCGATGTTTGGCCCAACAGCATTTTGGAGAAAAAGAAATAGGCGACAAATGGAACCGAGTGGTACTCGAAACTTGTTACAACACCCCCACCGGTTAACAACCCAAGATTGCTTTCTTGCAGGATTTTTGGGGCTTGTCCGGGTAGGGATAGGAGTGGATAGCCCACAGCCCCAAACACTTTTGGGGCGAGGACTAGGAACGGATAGCCCGGGCCTGAGCCAATAAAAACTAGTAACCATCTGTTAACCCTATGCGAAGGCACCCGCATAAAAACTTGAACTGAAATTTTACTCCTGCTTTGTACAAATCCTTTCACGAAAGCGAAACCAAACTATTCCCTGTTTCCTTCATTATTTCTATCTTTGCCCCTAATGGAAACTACCGTTTACCAACCCCAACATAAAATCCGTATTGTTACTGCGGCATCTTTGTTTGATGGCCACGATGCAGCAATTAACATTATGCGCAGAATTATCCAAAGTAGTGGAGCTGAAGTGATACACCTGGGCCACGATCGTTCGGTGAAAGAAATTGTTGATTGCGCTATTCAGGAAGATGTGCAGGCGATTGCTATTACCAGTTATCAAGGCGGACACGTTGAATTTTTCAAATACATGTACGACCTCTTGCAAGAACGAGGTGCCGGACAAATTAAAATCTTTGGAGGTGGTGGTGGCACCATACTTCCAACCGAAATTGAAGAACTGCATCGTTACGGAATTACCCGAATTTACTCACCCGACGACGGACGTTCGCTAGGCTTGCAGGGAATGATTAACGATTTGCTTAAAACCTGCGATTTCCCAACCGGTTTTAACCTAAACGGGGAAGTAAAACACCTGGCAGAAAAGGATATTAAATCCATCGCTAAACTTATTTCAGCAGCCGAAAACAACCACAATGAATTTGACCAAGTTTTCAAAGCCGGAACCGATAAAAAAGTTGCCGTATTAGGAATTACTGGTACCGGTGGAGCCGGAAAATCTTCATTGGTAGATGAATTGGTAAGACGTTATTTGCTCGATTTCAAGGATAAAACCATTGCCATTATTTCGGTGGATCCCTCGAAACGAAAAACAGGTGGAGCACTACTGGGAGACCGAATCCGGATGAATGCCATTAACAACGACCGGGTTTATATGCGTTCCCTGGCAACCCGTCAAAGTAATCTGGCCCTTTCAAAATATGTAAAAGATGCCGTTGAAATTGTGAAGGCCGCCGGTTTTGACTTGGTGGTACTTGAAACATCAGGAATTGGTCAAAGTGATACTGAAATTCTAGAACATAGCGACGTGTCATTGTACGTTATGACTCCCGAATATGGTGCTGCTACCCAACTTGAAAAGATTGATATGTTGGACTTTGCCGATGTAATTGCTTTAAACAAATTCGACA includes:
- a CDS encoding glycosyltransferase family 4 protein, which translates into the protein MRILQICSKPPYPAVDGGCVTSISLANSLLGNGHSLKLFCLSTFKHPYLPEQFPPQFLTETDLECVPVEIEVKIFPALLSLFDSGSYNVDRFFSPLADQTLIRIITEENFDCIILDGLYSSVYLQGLQYYSKAKIILRQHNIEFMVWKTLAEKEKNPVKKYFFQHLSQKLEKYEHSILKEVDAVIGISKEETDVFHSLTEKPCYWIPTGMKTGKHLPNYNQVACQFVGSMDWTPNSEGVLWFLNEIWPLLLAKLPQAQFFLAGRSMPSAIQNIDLPGFEKLGYVENLDEFWRKSGVLVAPLLSGGGLKIKIIEAMMHGLAVVTTPHGAEGLPGLPGKDYLVAENAKDFVEILSRLLPDVTQKETLGKNARCLAQQHFGEKEIGDKWNRVVLETCYNTPTG
- a CDS encoding DUF4293 domain-containing protein; amino-acid sequence: MIQRIQSIFLGIAALFLLSTVFLPVADMIRDGQTMGIMLSGLVDEETGLFEQNLWQPTLCFLSAFLAIATIFMYTDRDRQMRITKLNLVLAFILSITTPLMARMEILKDTDLVVFKFPVVFPAVAVILLYLALRAIKKDDDLVKSADRLR
- a CDS encoding RsmD family RNA methyltransferase — encoded protein: MRIIAGQLKGRILHPPKGLPVRPTTDFAKTALFNILSNRIDFEECKVLDLFAGTGSISFEFSSRGCPKVVAVDKDFGCIRFIKETAEKLAIQGLSANKADVFGFIKTYSGSFDLIFCDPPYDLEKLDSIPDALFSTNLLSEGGILLLEHPGRVDFSKHPNFREHRNYGKVNFSFFER
- the rho gene encoding transcription termination factor Rho yields the protein MANMMVADLKKIAKESGIEGFEIMRKQELIDAIHEWKKQPKKHKAEAEPVKAEKAATPVAEEVAKSKAKRPRKSEPAVSTPEPVVPKDLFAEEPTKPVLEEVEIIPVSEAPVAEVVEPVQEVKTPVENAVSPSAEGVEEKPAVAPEVPASAEGQGYQRRERYPRQRYDRNDNQGQNQGQNQGATSQAQPVAQNSGNPQAIAGGRNAAYQQAFPQKDRKQQIDELLYNFDGIVSTEGVLEIMPDGYGFLRSSDYNYLSSPDDVYVSQSQIKLFGLKTGDTVQGTVRPPREGEKYFPLIKVEFINGREPQNVRDRVPFDFLTPLFPDEKLNLTGPAGNISTRIMDLFAPIGKGQRGLIVAQPKTGKTVLLKDVANAIAANHPEVYLIILLIDERPEEVTDMARSVNAEVISSTFDEPADRHVKIANIVLEKAKRLVEVGHDVVILLDSITRLARAYNTVAPASGKVLSGGVEANALQKPKRFFGSARKIENGGSLTIIATALIDTGSKMDEVIFEEFKGTGNMELQLDRRISNKRIYPAIDIVSSSTRRDDLLVGKEMLQKIWVLRNHLSDMTPLEAMEFVRDRIKDSRSNEEFLISMNG
- a CDS encoding DUF3822 family protein, whose amino-acid sequence is MESRIACNLLYEAVDQSYTAAAASAYHLSVLICPSRVQLAVLDKSRLCYLGVKEYSSGIHQFYDFPELLRVLEKEEAWLGLSYDSIKIAFCSEKSLLVPSVFAREIDALSLTKHHFSAKPDEGLQKFPVPGMDAEIIQAIPNELVKWAAQKSPNKFSVSQVFLQQARLDGCSIRMAVLDAYVFLAIFDSSSLVFYNIFPFRSIEEAVYFILFAIQQNQLDPLKVHALVSGEIEPGGELLTLMRKYIFQVEIQEKYQGYSLAQALSGSAQYRYSTLYSLYHCAS